The proteins below come from a single Maylandia zebra isolate NMK-2024a linkage group LG23, Mzebra_GT3a, whole genome shotgun sequence genomic window:
- the LOC105940409 gene encoding E3 SUMO-protein ligase ZBED1, with the protein MDFIPKEPMEGKSSGPSCSGLNLVAHPRAKSKVWKYFGFDTDADGCILHWKRIYCRVCMSQIAYSGNTSNLSYHLEKNHPIEFSEFVKSNTDQMREAFATAFSRIKTEPTVSQQQSQETYLRQSLDSENKRHNDLTVAIINFICEGLYPVCTVEEPTFKNLIGIVDPGYSPPSKSDLAAKMVPQMYCRTQNVVFNELSGVMNCGIATDLWQSQTQNRTYISLSVHSINYNSASGFSVTNKCLKTFEVQEDNRAENITRAMYEAFVKWGITHKVIGATTDGSVDVVKACSLLDLTVEMPCLGHTINHAMAEAFQLPRVSGFLGCCRKLVDHYRESAMYTVREKQKQHGLAQCTLITDQDRSWFGTLAMLQRLKEQQAVISMTLIESSSSHHFTFSGSDWALLEGLIEVLQPFKVVANMITSCKYPTISMVRPVLHMLLNTTLKIKEGDLKEISMSKELISKVLSSTYSQNSQLSQEIATFLNIATFLDPRYKKLPFLSTQERSKVESIIIEEAKAILEKQISEQSGLDDSSLVSDEPPCKKLGLLGESSASTSVQDNPLAAIFCQSDADQSQEELHAQVVEELSNYKSQRVLGLNEDPLLWWSNHAPLFPTLPKVLQKYWCVPATSVPCHRLFSSSGTFLSGKRNRIPSALVDMQVFLYENSRSYYEPEPCEDEFETVLETNSSLAQH; encoded by the coding sequence ATGGACTTTATACCTAAGGAGCCAATGGAGGGTAAAAGTTCAGGACCTTCGTGCTCAGGCCTCAATCTGGTCGCACACCCACGTGCCAAAAgcaaagtgtggaagtactttGGCTTTGACACAGATGCAGATGGCTGCATATTACACTGGAAAAGGATTTACTGTCGTGTATGTATGAGCCAAATTGCCTACTCCGGAAACACCTCAAACTTGTCATACCACCTTGAAAAGAACCATCCCATAGAGTTCAGTGAGTTTGTGAAAAGCAACACAGATCAGATGCGGGAAGCTTTTGCTACGGCGTTTTCTCGGATAAAGACTGAGCCTACAGTTTCACAGCAGCAGTCCCAGGAAACCTATTTAAGGCAGAGCTTAGACTCTGAAAACAAACGACACAATGATTTGACAGTAGCTATTATCAACTTCATTTGTGAGGGGTTATATCCTGTATGTACAGTTGAAGAGCCTACGTTCAAGAATTTAATCGGTATTGTCGACCCTGGATATTCTCCTCCAAGCAAAAGTGACCTCGCAGCCAAAATGGTTCCTCAAATGTACTGCCGTACCCAAAATGTGGTCTTTAATGAGCTAAGTGGAGTTATGAATTGTGGCATTGCTACAGATCTGTGGCAAAGccaaacacaaaacagaacatATATTTCACTTTCTGTGCATTCAATCAATTACAACAGTGCATCTGGCTTCTCGGTGACCAACAAATGCCTTAAAACTTTTGAAGTACAAGAGGACAACAGAGCTGAGAATATCACCAGAGCCATGTATGAAGCCTTTGTGAAGTGGGGGATAACTCATAAAGTCATTGGGGCTACCACAGATGGTTCGGTGGATGTGGTGAAAGCATGCTCCCTCCTGGATCTGACAGTGGAAATGCCCTGCCTTGGACACACAATCAATCATGCAATGGCTGAAGCCTTCCAGCTGCCACGAGTGAGTGGCTTTTTGGGATGCTGCCGCAAGCTTGTCGATCATTATAGAGAATCTGCAATGTATACAGTACGAGAAAAGCAGAAGCAACATGGCCTTGCTCAGTGTACACTCATCACAGACCAGGACAGGTCATGGTTTGGTACATTGGCAATGCTACAAAGACTGAAAGAGCAACAGGCTGTTATAAGTATGACACTTATAGAGAGTTCCAGTAGCCATCATTTCACCTTCAGTGGTTCTGACTGGGCCTTGTTGGAGGGCTTGATTGAAGTCCTCCAGCCCTTTAAAGTTGTGGCAAACATGATCACTTCTTGTAAGTATCCAACCATTAGCATGGTGAGACCTGTCCTTCATATGCTGCTGAACACCACCCTCAAAATTAAGGAAGGGGATCTCAAAGAGATCAGCATGAGCAAAGAGCTCATCTCCAAGGTCTTGTCAAGCACATATTCACAGAATTCACAGTTATCCCAAGAGATCGCAACATTCCTCAACATTGCTACATTTTTGGATCCTCGTTATAAGAAACTGCCTTTTCTTTCCACCCAAGAACGCTCCAAAGTTGAGAGTATTATTATTGAAGAGGCCAAAGCAATCCTTGAGAAGCAGATTTCGGAGCAATCGGGCCTTGATGATTCTTCTTTGGTGTCTGATGAGCCACCTTGCAAAAAACTGGGACTTCTGGGTGAATCTTCTGCCAGCACTTCAGTTCAAGACAACCCTTTGGCTGCCATATTTTGCCAGTCAGATGCAGACCAGAGCCAGGAGGAGCTACATGCTCAAGTAGTAGAGGAGCTGAGCAACTACAAGTCACAGAGGGTTCTAGGTCTGAATGAAGACCCTTTGCTTTGGTGGTCGAACCATGCACCTTTGTTCCCCACACTTCCTAAGGTGCTCCAGAAGTATTGGTGCGTTCCTGCCACAAGTGTTCCTTGTCATAGGTTGTTCAGCTCATCAGGTActtttctttctgggaaaagaAACCGCATACCTTCAGCTCTAGTGGATATGCAGGTTTTCCTGTATGAGAACTCTCGGAGCTACTATGAGCCTGAACCCTGTGAGGATGAATTTGAAACTGTTTTGGAAACCAACTCTAGTTTGGCTCAGCACTAA